Proteins encoded within one genomic window of Prauserella marina:
- a CDS encoding NAD-dependent epimerase/dehydratase family protein, which translates to MRVLVTGAGGFLGRTVTAKLVRNDHEVIALVRPGGSDVSAERVRLVKADITDASQLRDALRGANFDAVVHLAALTKMRESDSAFEQYQEVNASGTSAMLSAIDNELVPHVVYASTIAVYGPDCPEPTEDSLTDPRNPYAESKLRGEELLRAAAEQGQCRVTTLRCGNIAGGFRDVYDVNGSHIIPRVLESARSGKPVPVNGAGDAVRDYVHVEDVADAINLVFTKDEAKSSTYNVGSGQGVSVNDILTTAEAVTCIDIAVDRKPAVNETKYIVPNSSRIHDELQWTPARSSLARIIRDAWSALEIASV; encoded by the coding sequence GTGCGCGTACTAGTCACCGGCGCGGGCGGATTTCTCGGCCGAACCGTAACCGCCAAGCTCGTGCGGAACGACCACGAAGTCATCGCGCTGGTCAGACCGGGTGGCAGCGATGTCTCGGCGGAACGCGTCCGCCTTGTCAAGGCTGATATCACCGATGCTTCACAACTACGCGACGCGTTGCGAGGCGCGAACTTCGACGCCGTCGTCCACCTTGCGGCCCTGACCAAGATGAGGGAATCCGACAGCGCATTCGAGCAGTACCAAGAGGTCAACGCAAGCGGTACCTCAGCGATGCTCTCAGCCATCGACAACGAGCTAGTGCCTCACGTTGTCTACGCATCCACGATCGCCGTCTACGGCCCCGACTGTCCTGAACCTACGGAGGATTCGCTGACGGACCCGAGGAACCCGTACGCCGAATCCAAGCTGCGTGGCGAAGAGCTGTTGAGAGCAGCCGCAGAACAAGGACAGTGCCGGGTGACAACACTTCGGTGCGGCAACATTGCCGGTGGATTCCGGGATGTCTACGACGTCAACGGGAGCCACATCATCCCGCGTGTACTGGAAAGCGCGAGATCTGGAAAACCCGTGCCCGTCAACGGGGCCGGAGACGCTGTTCGTGACTACGTCCACGTCGAAGATGTCGCCGACGCCATCAACTTGGTATTCACGAAGGATGAGGCCAAGTCGTCGACGTACAACGTCGGCAGCGGCCAAGGCGTGAGCGTCAACGACATCCTCACGACAGCTGAAGCGGTGACATGCATCGACATTGCCGTCGACCGCAAGCCCGCAGTCAACGAGACCAAGTATATCGTCCCGAACAGCTCTCGCATCCACGACGAACTGCAATGGACGCCCGCACGGTCGTCCTTGGCCCGGATCATCCGTGACGCGTGGTCAGCTCTGGAAATCGCGTCCGTCTGA
- a CDS encoding FtsK/SpoIIIE domain-containing protein, with translation MSTPDAKRRTGREVKALVWTARHPVGTMVAPATAATAGLELGWATTGGIAGGTVVALCGWYRAHPATFDHYAAPRLRAWRRRWGAYLGPRFNAALRACDLCTVHRKTDEEHFPRIIRTRSFSPTVDTLWLRIPKGMHARHFEAKLEELADALRVQRVAVERVKPGVVGLVIERKEPFTETIPAPEMPQESEAVDPTDIYVGETEFGQDWRLAVLGQHTFIAGATGAGKNSIPMSILRALAPMIRDGLVRLWLCDPKQMEFGTLAGIAYRYATSETDCADLVGEFVDDLKRVQHELAGRGDRKITISPGTPLNLLIVDEIGALLAYNSDTQSRRELARNLAVIGSQGRATGHSMMALVQEPTKDTVPIRDLFTVRICLRVTAQSHVDMTLGENARLRGAIADEIPNIAETAGIGYVVQQRTRVPVRVRASYVTDTEIEELVTFVHTRPAGEGAHLQAVA, from the coding sequence ATGAGCACACCGGATGCGAAACGACGCACGGGCCGTGAGGTGAAGGCGCTGGTGTGGACCGCTCGGCACCCGGTCGGCACGATGGTGGCCCCCGCGACCGCCGCCACGGCAGGGCTGGAATTGGGTTGGGCCACCACGGGTGGCATCGCCGGGGGCACGGTGGTGGCGTTGTGTGGTTGGTATCGGGCGCATCCGGCCACGTTCGACCACTACGCCGCTCCTCGGTTGCGGGCGTGGAGGCGTCGGTGGGGTGCCTATCTGGGGCCTCGGTTCAATGCCGCCTTGCGGGCTTGTGATTTGTGCACGGTGCACCGCAAGACTGATGAGGAGCATTTCCCGCGGATCATCCGCACCCGGTCGTTCTCGCCGACGGTGGACACGTTGTGGTTGCGGATCCCGAAGGGCATGCACGCCCGCCACTTCGAGGCGAAGCTTGAGGAGTTGGCGGACGCACTGCGGGTGCAGCGGGTGGCGGTGGAGCGGGTCAAGCCTGGTGTCGTGGGGTTGGTGATCGAGCGGAAGGAACCGTTCACCGAGACGATTCCGGCGCCGGAGATGCCGCAGGAGTCGGAAGCGGTCGACCCCACCGACATTTACGTCGGTGAAACCGAGTTCGGTCAGGATTGGCGGCTGGCTGTGCTGGGGCAGCACACGTTCATCGCGGGCGCCACCGGTGCGGGGAAGAACTCCATCCCCATGTCGATCCTGCGGGCGCTGGCGCCGATGATCCGTGACGGGCTGGTGCGGTTGTGGTTGTGCGATCCGAAGCAGATGGAGTTCGGCACGCTCGCGGGCATCGCCTACCGCTACGCCACCAGCGAGACCGACTGTGCGGATCTGGTCGGCGAGTTCGTGGACGACCTCAAACGGGTGCAACACGAACTCGCCGGACGGGGCGACCGCAAGATCACGATCTCGCCCGGGACACCGCTGAACCTGTTGATCGTGGACGAGATCGGGGCCCTGTTGGCCTACAACTCCGACACCCAGTCTCGGCGCGAACTGGCCCGTAACCTCGCGGTCATCGGCTCGCAAGGGCGGGCCACGGGGCATTCGATGATGGCGCTGGTGCAGGAGCCCACCAAGGACACGGTGCCGATCAGGGACTTGTTCACGGTGCGGATCTGCCTGCGGGTCACCGCCCAGTCGCATGTGGACATGACACTCGGGGAAAACGCCCGCCTGCGCGGAGCTATCGCCGACGAAATCCCCAACATCGCCGAAACAGCCGGGATTGGTTACGTCGTCCAGCAACGCACCCGTGTTCCAGTGCGGGTCCGTGCCTCCTACGTCACCGACACCGAAATCGAGGAACTGGTCACCTTCGTCCACACCAGGCCCGCCGGTGAGGGTGCGCACCTTCAGGCGGTGGCCTGA
- a CDS encoding helix-turn-helix domain-containing protein has translation MLDIAAVQDIEDLRERAQRINELVDEQQAVMAELSRLRREAIEDLLRSGMTQTDIAKLLGMTRSRISQLLAGSGRKPERGLLSGSDSVIVVVPVEYAPYPEGKQRPVVHHEDTEFLERVTRLAEGVGLRVETEYAGQNDFIDLNRDGLIITCGPRQSPWLEQALSADTRYGFARDDAGWFLQDKESGEKYRSPQDSGKPQDYGYLGALPRPDGNGFWLYAAGIHATGSRGAAKYLADNVTSLYKTYKNTLWSCLVSCDYEPESRELTGSELLTPIQRRGTLPTTRKH, from the coding sequence ATGTTGGATATCGCGGCCGTTCAAGACATTGAGGACCTGCGCGAGCGTGCCCAGCGCATCAACGAGCTGGTAGACGAGCAGCAGGCGGTCATGGCCGAGTTGTCGCGGTTGCGTCGCGAAGCTATTGAGGACCTGCTGCGCTCAGGCATGACGCAAACCGACATCGCAAAGCTGCTCGGTATGACGCGATCTCGTATCTCGCAGCTACTGGCCGGGAGCGGCCGTAAACCTGAGCGCGGACTGCTCAGCGGTAGCGATTCGGTCATCGTCGTCGTGCCTGTTGAGTACGCCCCTTACCCCGAGGGCAAGCAACGGCCCGTCGTGCATCACGAGGACACCGAGTTTCTGGAGCGGGTGACCAGGCTTGCCGAGGGGGTAGGTCTGCGGGTCGAGACCGAGTATGCCGGGCAAAACGACTTCATCGACTTGAACCGCGACGGGTTGATCATCACATGTGGACCTCGTCAGTCACCGTGGCTTGAACAGGCGTTGAGCGCCGACACCCGATATGGGTTCGCTCGGGACGACGCGGGATGGTTCTTGCAAGACAAGGAATCCGGGGAGAAGTACCGCTCACCGCAGGACTCCGGCAAGCCGCAGGACTACGGGTACCTCGGTGCGCTCCCCAGGCCGGACGGCAACGGGTTTTGGCTGTATGCGGCCGGAATTCACGCGACAGGGTCGCGCGGCGCGGCCAAGTACCTCGCGGACAACGTGACCAGCTTGTACAAGACGTACAAGAACACCCTGTGGTCGTGCCTGGTTTCGTGTGACTACGAGCCGGAAAGCCGGGAGCTGACCGGAAGCGAGCTACTAACCCCGATCCAGCGGCGCGGCACACTGCCAACAACCCGCAAGCACTGA
- a CDS encoding glycosyltransferase, with the protein MPILSVITPVYQPEPEHLMAAYESLKDQEIPSGWEWEWMLQEDGSSGVAKEILPEDERIRFGQGRKGGVAITRNLALSAAKGQLVKNLDQDDILTSGVLARDIQAIDGNDGVRWTTSRVLDLLPDGSLVGFDNDPEHGRLRTGVVVEHWRAHNFRLPVHPTTMCIERKLAVALGGWMAVPGSDDTGLLTAASVVADGFFESEVGLHYRKWPGQETAMARHTEAVEWNARMHLISERAEFLAQAVAVANR; encoded by the coding sequence ATGCCCATCCTGTCCGTCATCACGCCCGTCTACCAGCCGGAGCCGGAACACCTCATGGCGGCGTACGAGTCCTTGAAGGACCAGGAGATACCGTCAGGGTGGGAGTGGGAATGGATGCTTCAGGAAGACGGTTCCTCTGGCGTTGCCAAGGAAATCCTTCCTGAGGACGAGCGAATCCGCTTTGGGCAAGGTCGCAAGGGCGGGGTTGCCATCACGAGGAATCTTGCTCTCTCGGCAGCCAAGGGGCAGCTCGTCAAGAACTTGGATCAGGACGACATTCTGACCAGTGGCGTTCTCGCGCGGGACATTCAGGCCATCGACGGCAATGACGGTGTCCGATGGACGACATCCCGTGTGCTCGATCTGCTCCCCGACGGCTCCCTGGTCGGATTCGACAACGACCCCGAGCACGGTCGACTTAGGACCGGAGTGGTTGTAGAACACTGGCGTGCGCACAATTTCCGACTTCCCGTGCATCCTACGACGATGTGCATCGAGCGGAAGCTAGCGGTAGCACTCGGAGGTTGGATGGCTGTTCCTGGCTCCGACGACACGGGCCTGTTGACGGCCGCGAGCGTGGTCGCGGATGGCTTCTTCGAGAGCGAAGTTGGCCTGCACTACCGGAAGTGGCCCGGACAGGAAACCGCCATGGCAAGGCACACCGAGGCAGTCGAATGGAACGCCCGTATGCATCTCATCAGCGAACGAGCCGAATTCCTCGCGCAGGCGGTGGCCGTCGCCAACAGGTGA
- a CDS encoding tyrosine-type recombinase/integrase, translating into MQHEGLPKTGKRRTVSFPASLVPLLRPLVHDREPDELLFTTTRGLSLRSHNWRTREFSPAVDAAGIKIDGLTPHKLRHTAASLAISAGADVKVVQQMLGHTDAAMTLNVYGHLFPDRLDEVADVLDLRRRDVLRKRAA; encoded by the coding sequence GTGCAACACGAGGGACTACCCAAGACCGGCAAGCGGCGTACCGTGTCGTTCCCTGCCTCCCTGGTCCCGCTGCTGCGCCCCCTCGTCCACGACAGGGAACCCGACGAGCTGCTGTTCACCACCACACGCGGCCTGTCACTGCGTAGTCACAACTGGCGCACCCGCGAGTTCAGCCCCGCCGTCGACGCAGCCGGAATCAAAATCGACGGACTCACCCCGCACAAACTCCGCCACACCGCCGCCTCACTCGCCATATCCGCCGGAGCCGACGTCAAGGTCGTCCAGCAGATGCTCGGCCACACCGACGCCGCCATGACCCTCAACGTCTACGGCCACCTCTTCCCCGACCGCCTCGACGAGGTCGCCGACGTACTCGACCTCCGACGCCGGGATGTGCTGCGGAAACGCGCGGCGTGA